A DNA window from Vigna angularis cultivar LongXiaoDou No.4 chromosome 1, ASM1680809v1, whole genome shotgun sequence contains the following coding sequences:
- the LOC108324186 gene encoding sugar transporter ERD6-like 6, with amino-acid sequence MSFREETGDARDLQKPFLHTGSWYKMGSRQSSIMGSSTQVIRDGAVSVLFCVLIVALGPIQFGFTCGYSSPTQGAIVRDLKLSVSEFSLFGSLSNVGAMVGAIASGQIAEYIGRKGSLMIAAIPNIIGWLAISFAKDSSFLFMGRLLEGFGVGIISYVVPVYIAEISPENMRGSLGSVNQLSVTIGILLAYLLGLFVNWRVLAILGILPCTVLIPGLFFIPESPRWLAKMGMTDEFETSLQVLRGFDTDISVEVYEIKRSVASTGKRAAIRFADLKRKRYWFPLMVGIGLLVLQQLSGINGVLFYATTIFANAGISSSDAATVGLGAIQVIATGISTWLVDKSGRRLLLMISSCLMTISLVIVSAAFYLEGVVSEDSHLFSILGILSVVGLVVMVIGFSLGLGPIPWLIMSEILPVNIKGLAGSIATMGNWLIAWVITMTANLLLNWSSGGTFTIYAVVAAITIAFIAKFVPETKGRTLEEIQFSFR; translated from the exons ATGAGTTTCAGGGAAGAGACTGGAGATGCGAGGGATCTTCAGAAACCGTTTCTCCACACGGGGAGTTGGTACAAGATGGGTTCGCGGCAGTCCAGTATCATGGGATCCTCTACTCAGGTCATCCGTGACGGCGCTGTCTCCGTCCTCTTCTGCGTCCTCATCGTTGCCTTGGGTCCTATCCAATTCGGCTTCACA TGTGGTTATTCTTCTCCAACGCAAGGGGCTATAGTACGCGATCTAAAGCTCTCGGTTTCGGAG TTCTCTCTGTTTGGATCTTTGTCGAATGTGGGAGCGATGGTGGGAGCTATAGCAAGTGGTCAGATAGCTGAATACATAGGCCGCAAAGGG TCGTTGATGATTGCTGCAATTCCCAATATAATAGGGTGGCTTGCTATTTCTTTTGCCAAA GATTCCTCGTTTTTGTTTATGGGGAGGTTGCTGGAAGGTTTTGGCGTTGGGATAATCTCTTATGTG GTTCCTGTATATATAGCTGAGATTTCCCCTGAAAACATGAGAGGTAGCCTTGGATCAGTGAACCAG CTCTCTGTTACAATTGGCATTCTACTGGCTTATTTGTTGGGCCTTTTTGTCAACTGGAGAGTGCTTGCTATTTTAG GAATTTTGCCTTGTACAGTATTAATACCAGGGTTATTTTTCATACCGGAATCCCCCAGATGGTTG GCCAAGATGGGGATGACGGATGAGTTTGAGACTTCTTTGCAAGTGTTAAGAGGATTTGACACTGACATATCTGTTGAAGTTTATGAAATTAAG AGATCTGTGGCTTCAACAGGAAAAAGAGCTGCAATCCGATTTGCAGACCTAAAGAGGAAAAGATATTGGTTCCCcttaatg GTTGGTATTGGATTACTTGTTCTTCAGCAATTATCTGGCATCAATGGAGTTTTGTTCTATGCAACCACCATCTTTGCAAACGCAG GAATTTCATCAAGCGATGCTGCTACAGTTGGACTTGGAGCCATTCAG GTCATAGCAACTGGAATTTCAACGTGGCTGGTGGACAAAAGTGGTCGGAGGCTGCTTTTAATG ATATCTTCATGTCTAATGACAATTAGCCTTGTCATTGTTTCAGCAGCATTCTATCTAGAG GGGGTTGTATCAGAGGATTCACATCTATTCAGCATTTTGGGAATACTTTCTGTTGTTGGACTTGTG GTTATGGTGATTGGGTTCTCTCTAGGCCTTGGACCCATCCCTTGGCTGATAATGTCTGAG ATACTTCCTGTGAATATAAAGGGACTTGCTGGCAGTATAGCGACAATGGGAAACTGGCTGATTGCGTGGGTGATCACGATGACAGCTAACTTACTTTTAAATTGGAGCAGTGGAG GGACATTCACAATCTACGCAGTAGTAGCTGCCATAACAATTGCTTTTATAGCGAAATTTGTCCCTGAGACCAAGGGAAGAACATTGGAAGAAATTCAGTTTTCCTTCAGATAG